GCAGCAGCCACAgccgcagcaacagcagcagcagcagaccgGCAACAAGGTGCCCCCGGGCggcagcagcagctccaccgtcCCCGGGCAACCTCCCAACAAGCAGCACTGCGCACAGGTCCGCAGCCGCAGGCTCATGAAGGAGCTGCAGGACATCCGCAAGTTAACCGACCACTTCatcagcgtggacctggtggaGGACAACCTGTTCGAGTGGAACGTCAAGCTGCTGCAGGTGGACAAGGACTCTGCGCTGTGGCAGGACATGAAGGAGACTAGCACCGAGTgcatcctgctcaacctcaaCTTCCCCGACAACTTCCCCTTCTCGCCGCCCTTCATGCGGGTGCTGACCCCCCGGCTGGAGAATGGCTACGTGCTGGACGGAGGGGCCATCTGCATGGAGCTGCTGACCCCGCGGGGCTGGTCCAGCGCTTACACCGTGGAAGCGGTCATGAGGCAGTTCGCGGCCAGTCTGGTCAAGGGGCAGGTAAGGTCCGACACAACATCAACATCTCCGACGCAAGCCACCACCAGCAGAATTAACCATGCCGACTATTGGCTCCCGTTGCATTTTCCCTTTAATATATTACAAGGTAATCAACCCCAGACTTTCGGGCGTCAACGGTTAGCATCTCAAAAGCAACATTCGTCTGCTGCTGTAAATCTGTAATTAAACATATATTTGTTGGGAAATAATGAGTCAGGCGGCATCGGTGGATAGAGTCCACATCTGTAACGTCTCAGGTTGATAATTGCAGTTGCCAACACGCACGATATTCTTTGCTCAACGTGTAAAAATTGTAATAGTTGTATTGGGAAgcagaaaatatttatttatgttattCCCGTTCCATGGGTTTTAATAATGAACATTCTCTGGACTGAACTATGTCCCAATGGAAATGATCTATTGAAGTCAGCTTAGCTAATGCGAAAATTGATGAAATTTTATCATTTGACTGCAATTGTAAAGTCAATGCATTATTTTCTCACACAAATTCCATAATTTACAAAGCATatcaaaaaatttaaataaaatgatcTACCTGATTAACTTAAGATTAGAAATTTTAACAAACAATCGGTGAGATCTGGCTGAAAATTTGTTTTTCTATAGATGTCAACAACATTTTTGCAGTATAGCTCTGGAATATTTCAAACTGAAAATATTCAGGGTCGACTGATGAGTTAGAGTAGAAATTACTTTTTCCACTACAAATCCATCAAAATTCAATATAATATAATAGACTGCCAAATTTAGCAAGAATTGATGCCAAGAATCCACCTCATTAAGATACAGAAGGAACAATAGCTGTTCACATTCACTTTGCCAAATCAGCTGTAGTCTGGTTAGACATCATCTTGAGTGCTTTAAGACATTGGACCCCACCCCCAGTTATTAGCTTTTCAAATTAACGAGATAGTGGCAACTTGATGTAGAGATACCATTTTAGAAAACTCATTAGCTGCACTTTGAGTACAAAAATAAGTATCATTTTGCCAGTACAACAATGGGATTTTTTGAAGCTCCAGGCCTCATAATTATGTTTACCTTAAACCATATGGATGATAGAGTGCACGGTGTTGCATCTAGATCACAGCTAAGTATGTGTCTGGGTGCAAGTAGAATGATTTTCGTGCAGATTGAGCATAAAATCAAAAACTGATTGGATGTTTCAATTCTGTTTCATTTAttgcatttcttttttttcttcttaatgatgaagACAGAAAATGTATATTACTGCTATAAAACAGAAATTAAATAAGCGTTAGGTGTATATTAGGTTGAAGGATAAAATTTCCTGATATTACTGTTTATCCATTTTAGGAAAATTACTAgttttgttttttctttaaagACAAATTGTATTGCTGCCGTTCTTAGCAATTTTTGGTTTCATTTCAATTGTTTGTGCTGTTAGCTATGAACATCTGATAAACCTAATACTACTGCATCTAAATTAAATCCTTTCTCAGCTGGAATCTCAATGTCAAGAGAGATAGAATGGATTTTGTTGAACTAGATTTGTTTCGTTCTAACCTACTGCATCTACTTTGCAATTACTCACAACTGGAGATGTAATTATTCCTGTGCCAAATGGTTCCGTTGGGCATTTCAGTTTGGTGATTGTTCAACATAAACTAAGTTGATTTTAATTTATTCATATTAAAGCAAAATTGTGATTCCTGTTTTTTTTAACTCCGCCAATTATCTTTAATTAAAACTGGAGATATTTGCTGAATTATTAACAATGGTTATATTCTGCTATAGAGCTTTTCTGGACAAACCTTTGTTTCTTTACTTATCTGTTTACTactcattttttcctgcatcgtcATCTTTTGTGATTTAATCTATCCTTTCCATCCGATCAGGAGTCTTCCCTTTTCTTCCTTTGTCCTCCCTGTCTTTCTCTGTCTCTACTTATAACCAGTTACATCTTTATCTTTTTCCATTCCCAGTGGTAGATATCAACCTGCAtccttaactctgtttctctctccacagatcctgattgagctgctgaatattttcaacattttctgtttttgtttcagttcTCTATACATTTAGTGAAATATCCATGCTTATGCATGGATTAAAATCAACATCCACCCCGCCTTGCTCATCCCCGTTTCATGCTGAATGAAAATATGCAAATGCATTAATGAAATTCAACGCCAACTGAAATGTCAACAGTTCCCTCTATAATTGTTTGCCAGGTCCATTTATTTCAGTGCTTTGGCACAGTTTCATTCTAATTTGGTCGAGGCAACATTGGGCTAATATTACCCCAATCGGGAGTAGTTATGTTCTAGAAATTTGAATATTATATTTAAAACCTGTTGAGCAACATCTTGTTTACGTTCAACTTCCCTAACCCTTTCCCCATTGTAGAATTTCTTGCTTCCTTTAGCCAGCAGGGCGCTTCTCTCAGCAGAGCTGTGCCAATGATTACTGTCACTCGATTGAAATGGTGCCAGAAGGTATCTGTTATGGGATGGGTATCACTGATGATATTTCACTCTGCAGCAATTTGAAGCACTTTTTGGGGGTTTTGAGTGTGTTCCATCTCACAGCCTGAAAcaaaaagctgactataaaaatAATGTCTTGCATATAGACCCTCCCTTTACATTGAATTGTTGTTGGCTTGGCTCAGTAACTTTAGATTCACAAATTTATGGTATCAGGATATTTTCTAGGGGTTCTGAGTACAAAAAAACAATCAACAACATTTAATTACAGAGCAATTTCAGGCTGTTTCACAGGTAGATGGTCAAACAGaaggtgtacagttttggtctcctaatctgaggaaagacattctagccttagagggattacagagaaggttcaccagattgatccctgggatggcgggactttcatatgaagaaagactggaaagactaggcttatactcgctggaatttagcagactgaggggggatcttattgaaacatataaaattcttaaggggttggagaggctagatgcgggaagattgttcccgatgttggggaagtccagaaccaggggtcacagcttaaggatgagggggaagtcttttaggaccgagatgagaaaacatttcttcacacagagagtggtgagtctgttgaattctctgccacagaaggtagttgaggccagttcattggctatatttaagagggagttagatgtggcccttatggctaaagggatcagggggtatggagagaaggcaggtacaggttactgagctggatgatcagccatgatcatattgaatgacggtgcaggctcgaagggccgaatggcctactcctgcacctattttctatgtctatgtttagaCACTAGTCTACACCAGGAGATATTAGAATAACTGACCAAAGGCTTGATTAAAGAATTGGGTTTTAATGAACATTATAAGGAGGCAAAAGtgctggggagacagagggaaaggATGACCACCAAAGATGGGGTGATAAAAATAATGATAATGCTAATGCTTTGGTGTTGTATTGTTGAAGATATTGTTTGGTAAACAGAAGCCTTGCCTGGCAACCTCTTTGCCATTGTTTTAAGTGGGGAAAACACTGGCCAGGTCTTACAAAGCTATGCATTTATTAGGATTAGGTTTTGACAGATGGATGTGAGAAACAGGGGAGTTATTCTGTCAAAACCTCTGATATTCCAACATTATTTTATGGTATATTCTGAATATACACACGTTTGGATTGATAAAACAATGGAGGTGAATTTAGACAAGAGTTGATAATCTATCAATAAATCATTGAATGATTACGTTAACTATACAATCCAAGACAATGTAAATATGATCaataaagcaaatgcaatgcaagcatttatttcaagaagctagaatacaaaaacagggatgtaatgatgaggctctataaggcgctggtcaggccgcatttggattgttgtgagcaattttgggcaccatatctgaggaaggatgtgctagttctggagaggatccagacaaagtttacaagaatgatcccaggaatgagtgggttaacatatgatgagtgtttgatggcactgggcctgtactcgctggagtttagaagaatgagaagggacctcattgaagcttatcgaatagtgaaaggcttggatagagtggatgtggagaagatgtttccactagtgggagagtctgggactagaggtcatagcctcagaattaaaggacgttcctttaggaaggagatgaggaggaatttctttggtaaaaatgtggtgaatctgtggaattctttgccacagaaggctgtggaggccatcaatggatattttaaaggcagagatagattgattcatgAATAGTacacgtgtcaagggttatagggagaaggcaggtgaatggggttaggaggaagagatcaaTCAGCCACTTGAATGacagtagacttgacgggccggatggcctaattctgctcctatcacttatgaccttaagattcTAATATGCGTGTGATCATCAATGATTGATGAGAATATGTTTCCTCATCCTCCAGTCCCACCTTGTCTGACCTTtcaagtgatgggagtagaaatACATTTCTACAGAGGCCAACGCAAATATGTAATGGTCTGACCTGCAATAACCACTAGGATCAGGACCTCCATGAGATTGGTGGTTCTCAACAAGTCCACCACTAATATCTTTGCAAGAAACTGATCAGATTGAAAGTTTTTGTTCCTATTGAGATGCACCCATCCTTCTTAACCTAACATGCAGATAATTTTCTCATTAATTTCTGAATAGATTTGCAAGTGATTATTGCTTCGCGTGAGTAGTCATGGTCATGAATATACTAGCAGGActgtatttattattttaaaggatttttaattctattttatgattttttttaaactgagtgACATTTTGTCTCCAGTGGATAAAGCAGCTACAGCTCCTGATCTTGACTTTATCTCACTTGGGAGCTGCCTTGTTGTGCCACTGTCTGCTTTTTTGATAATTTTTGAAGAAGATTAGTTTTCTCTTGGTGCCTTTCTCAGTATCTTGGCTTAATTCAAAACCACCAATGTAGTTTGACGAGCTAATTATCATTTTACTATGTAGGTCACAGAtagtatttatgtgtggtatcACTGAACTGTtattggatcgcatgcaaaacaaagcttttcattacaCCTCTTGACACGTGGCAGTAATaaacacaaacctaaacctaCATGCCAAATTTGCCCTCAACAAAAATGGTAGATGATGCAgatatattcatttatttttggtaCTACCTGGCAGTGTTGcaatcaatattttttttaaagttcacaaCATTTAACATACTTTTATGTGAATAAGAAATATTTTTGGATTTTGTTTTTACAAAGAAGGTACTGATATATTCATGGAATTTCCTTTGGCATAATTACAAGGAGCTGTGTTAAGATATACAGACCTGAATCACGAAACTCCATGTAAACATGACTGAATAATGTTAATGCCAATGTTAGGATCAGAAGCAGGCAACATTCCATGCTTACATAGAAAAATGATGAAATATTGCAAATAGAAAAATGTTAAATGAATAAAGCTTTGGAATATCtttttaaaagggatctgaaTTATTAAATATAgaccttttctgttttctgaggtAGAaagatgtgaataacttgaaTTTACAATATTAAAAGTAGACCATTCATGATTTTAACAGACACGCATAGAGTATAACATTTAGAATACATTATTGattaaatgtggggagaatgaattGTAAGAATTTAGTTAAATAACGTTTTCAGGGATGGGAGTGGATTAAACAAGATATACAAACATAAGAGACTGGGCAGGCGCAGGTGAGGGAAAGGAATAGAGGGTGATGTCGATGGACTTAAATGAAGAAAAATGGGAGATTAAACGCCAGCATAGACAGATTAGGTCAAATAGCTTGTCCCTCTGTTACGTATCATATTGCAGACACACACGAGACTGTAGATATGGGAACCTTGAGTAAACAAGATAAACTTCCGAAGGAACAcagtggggcagacagcatctgatGAACTCTGAGGACCTGAAATGTctgctgtccatttccctcaaccGATGCTACCTGACACACTGAATTCCTCAAGCAGTTTGGTTTTTTGATCACAATTTCATCATCTACAATCTCTTCTGTCTCCAttttctgctccactgcaaaatcttctcaaAGTAAACCCACTTTGGAGAAGCTCTCTGAGtgggaagaatggtcctgacccagaaTGACGTCCATCAATTTTGTTTTCCTTGGTGTTTCCTTACATCCTGTAGCTCAGGCAATAAAGCATTAACATTGCATCTGAAGAGCACTAAATCAAAGTCACAGAAATGGCTAGCTTTCTTGCTATTCTGTTGGATTTGAGTTTGTATTCCAGACTGCCCATCAATGTTTATGATTTGAGAATAATTCTCAGGAAGGCGACCGAACAACATGACACGCGTTGAAGGAACTACGTTTTAATTTCGGAAGACATTTTGAACAAGTTCATTCATCAGATTTTTCTGAAATTAATTTTGAATGTGATTATGGAAATATTACCTGCATGATAAAGTTTAGACTGATTATTATCATTTTGAATTGTATGGCTCTTGCACTAAAAGTCTACATTATCAATTCCAGGAAAGTAAACCATAGCAATGGTGGTTGAAAATTTGAATCTTATCCCAAGACTTATCTCACGACTGACGAAATGACTTAAATCTCTCCACTCCCTGCTTAATTGATTTTcttaacaaaataaacaaaaggaaTAAGGCCTGATTACCAAGTCAATATAGTGCCATGTCACGGTGGAGCATCCATGCA
This portion of the Rhinoraja longicauda isolate Sanriku21f chromosome 2, sRhiLon1.1, whole genome shotgun sequence genome encodes:
- the ube2ql1 gene encoding ubiquitin-conjugating enzyme E2Q-like protein 1: MATLLRKIGLIRLHERDTDGAKHQGSRKASKKNGGKQCNASSNESILLQSDHHHHHYHNSSNSSSHQQQLPHSHKRCEQPSSKDASKDKQQPQPQQQQQQQTGNKVPPGGSSSSTVPGQPPNKQHCAQVRSRRLMKELQDIRKLTDHFISVDLVEDNLFEWNVKLLQVDKDSALWQDMKETSTECILLNLNFPDNFPFSPPFMRVLTPRLENGYVLDGGAICMELLTPRGWSSAYTVEAVMRQFAASLVKGQGRICRKVGKTKKAFTRKEAEATFKSLVKTHEKYGWVTPPVSDG